Below is a window of Gilliamella sp. ESL0405 DNA.
AGTTTCAAATAAAACCAACAGCCATTATAAGGATTAGTTTTGAATGATTATTCTTTTTAATTTACTCATTTATATCGGTTTACTTACCACCGTTCATATTTATGAGGGTGATAAGCATAATAATTGTTTGTTTACTACACAACCTCTAATTCAATTCATCAATTTCTTTATCCACAAATTTGCGTTCTAATTTTTATCAGGAAGTTAGTTGATTTTTTCAATAATTAATTTTTTATATTTATAATCAGTGCTATAAAAACCTTTTCCGTTCCAAATAGTATCAGTTACTTTTATGTATAAAATATTGTCATTCCAAGCCAAATCCCAAATAATCCATTTTTCTGTTTCGAAACAAAAAATATGCTTGATATGATTATTTTCAATCTCATATAAATCTATAATGGATTTTGATTGTTCATAATCTATGTAAAAGGTAGTAAAATGCGTTTGGGCCTTATTTATATAAGGTATTGCTTGTACAGTAGTTGTATTATTATTGTTATCCTGAATTTTAACTTCGCTATCCTCATAATATGAAACTGTAATAATATCGCTATTCAAGGGCTTCCAATAGCCATAATAGTTATAAATTTTCATGAGTTCATTATCATTTAAATTATTTGTATAAATTTTATTATTTACATTTAGATATTCTTCTTTTTTTATGAATCTTTTGTCATTTTTTTCAATCATTGGGTCATAAATTTTTTTCATATGACTAAATTCTTGTGCGTTACTTTCTTTTTCTATAAAGCTTATTGGAATCTTTTTTATGCTATTAGCTTCACTATTTGTTGTGAAACTACATAACATAAATAAAAAAATATATAAGGAAAAGTATTTTATCATTTTAGGATTATCTCCATATAATTCTGATTATATTCATTTTCATTCTGATGCAAATGGTAATGAGGGTCTGTTTTATGAGCACTATTTTTTTATATAAATTCTTTTTAAATTTATTCATCTTTTAAAATTTTCATGTTTTTATCTCTGTTTATTTTTCTTTCGAACTTAAACTTTATTCACCATCAAATTCGACTTGTTCATTACTAATCCATTGATCATCTTTCCACTCACCGTCACACCTTTCTACCCCAGACCAAACGACTTTTGATTTTTTGATATCGATAATGACACATTGATAGTTTTCGTATAGCCATCGCTCATTGTCTGATATTTCAACATAACCTTTGATAATAGCATCCATTTTTACATAATGTTTATTTTCAGATATTTTAATATCAATCGATTCAATACCGGTATAACCGTCATCATATCCTTCGATTTTAGATATAACACCATTTTTACTTAGTCTTGGTTCTGAATAGAGTTTGAAATTTTTATTATAATTTAAGAAGATTAATTCTTCCTGATTGTTGATTTTTAGTTTATAGGCATAGCCAGATTGACCTAATAAATACGTATCAGATTGCGAAATTATCTTAGGAGAAGAATTACCTAAAGGAACTAAAACATTAGTCGCTACGTCACCATATTCTATGGGGGTGGGATGCTTGACGGCTTGCTGATTTTCTATTTTTTGACTGCATGCTACGTTAGCCAAAGACAATAGAATGAGTAATAATATTCTCATTTTAAGTTTATTTCCTCTTCCCATTAAATCGTGCTGTTAATACTATCTGAAACTAATTTTTTGTTTTAATTTTAATATAAATAATAGCAATGAATAAGAACAACATTATCCAGTCAACATTCTTGTGGTTGTTTAGAGGATATGTTTCTCTTTTAACTCATTGTTTTCTTGTTTTAATATTTATTCGATAGTTTTTACATCATTAATAGCCAGTAAATTATATCTAGCTCCGTTTGAATAAACCTTTAATAAAAATGCGGTATTTCGTGTTCGTATATTTGTTTTACTACAATATTTTGTAATTATTTTATTGTTAGCAACGGTTAAGTAAAGATTTGCATTATCTTGTTTAAAGTTAAATGCAGTGGGTTCTGTATTATTCTTTTTATATTGATAATAAAGAATAAATTCGAGTTTTTTAGGTAAAAAACCATCCATTTTTTCTTCATCATATATATAGTTTCCTTTCCCACAATAATCAGATAATGTTGCTTCAAATTGCACATTATCCACTTGTATAGAATCTATACTGTCAGGTATAGCATATATATTTGATAATGAGATTTTTTCACCATTTATTAGGGTGAGGGAATGACTAAGAATAAAGTTTACTTCTTCTGATTCTATATTTTTTTTAATGGCGTTAGACACATTTCCTCCGCTGCAATTAGCGATAAAGGGAATAAGTAAACTGAGGGCTATTTTTTTCATTTTCTTTTAGATTTTCTTATTTGGGATACCATATATTTTTTATATCTGGCATCTGATGACAAATAGGTATTTCTTTTGCCAGCGACACCTTCTGAGTTATATTCTCAGCATTTACAATACAACCTTTTATTTTATTAACAAGGAACAACTAACGGATATGATTGACTAAGTTAAACTCCTCAATTCAATCATTATCAAATTTTAGGCAAATATAATATTGTTGATTAAATTTTACACTCATTCTATCTCATTTTATTGAATTATTTTTATAAACAATTCGATGATTTTTATAAGAATTTAATTATGGAAATAAACGAGGTTCATTGATTTTTACATAAATATAGTGTCCTTTGTGCCCAATTTAGTATAAATGAACTTATAAAATAATAAATTTGAGTTTCTTTATTCGAATTGTTTGAGTTGTTGTGTTTTTTTTTGTGCGTTTTCTGAGCGGTGTTTTCCTGGTATATATAAGTAAAATAGCTAAAAAGATTAAGTTAAATAAATAACATTAATGATTAATTTATTGTGTTTTTGTCACTACTTAGTTAAACTTTTGTTTCAATGGATAAGTGCAACAACTTAAAAAAGGAAATTTAATATGAAAAAAACACTCATCGCCTTAACGGCAATCGCTTGCTTCTCAAGTTTTGCTCATGCTCAAACATCTGGTTTTTATGTAGGTGGTCAATTAGGTTCAAGTATTTTAAAAGCTAGTAGCCTTAAAGATAGCTATAGCTATGATGATGGATATGACTACTGGAGCGAAAGTTATAAAATCGGTTCAATTAGTGATGGCAAACTCGCTGGCTCATTAAATATTGGTTATAACTTCAAGCCAGCTTTTGATCTTCCTTTCAGAGCAGAGTTATCATTTACTTTACGTGGTAACTTAGATGATAAAAAACATAAAAGTTATTATGATGAAGACGATGATTTATATCATACAACCCAAAGAACTAAAGCTCGCATGAATACTTTAATGCTTAATGGTTATTATGATATTGAAACAGGCACATCATTTACGCCATTTGTGGGAGCGGGTATTGGTCTTGCTTTTGCAAAATTAGAACATAGATATGATGAAAGATATGAATTTGATGATGAAGCAGATTACATACAATTCTCTAGATCAAAAACTAAATTTGCATGGAATGTTGCTGCTGGTGTTGCTTATAAAGTCTCAGATAATTTAGATATCGACTTCACTGCTCGTTATGTCGATGCGGGTAAACTTACTTTAAAACGTAGTTATGATGATTTTCATTTCAAAGCTAGTGGAAAGCTAAGTTCTGTTGATTTATTAGCGGGTATACGTTATAACTTCTAATTGTTTATGATTTATACAAAATAAAAAAAGGGCTTAATAGCCCTTTATTTAACACTTTTTAGACCATTACTTTAAATAAAAAACTTTTCAAATTTGATATCCCGATAAGATTTGTTCATATCTATTAAATAAAACAATCATCTATAAACTATCAATCATAGTTAAATCATTGCAAATAGACGAAAATAGTACTAAATATAAGTTCAAGTTGTGTTATTTAGATAAAGAGGCAAAAAATATATAATTCATCAAGACATTTTCATCGATGAGGTATACAATTTATACACTAAATTATTATTCTCTTTGAAGTGTAGCATGAAATATAACGCAATTATCGCAATGTTTATGGCAACAAGCTTATCTTGCGCCGCAGCCGAACATCATCCTCACTGGGGGTATGAAGGGCAGGAAAAACCAGAAAACTGGGGAAAACTCTCACCGGAATATTCAACTTGTGAAAATGGTAAAAATCAATCGCCAATCAATATCGATCATGTTTTAAAAACAGAGCATAGCGAACTCAAACTTACTTTTGAAGCCGGCCAGCAAAATATCATTAATAACGGCCATACTATTGAGATCGATGTTTCCGGAAATAACCAATTAGAACTAGACGATGAAATTTTCACATTACAACAATTTCATTTCCATACGCCGAGTGAAAACACCATTAAAGGCAAATATTTTCCAATGGCAGCACACTTTGTTTATAAAAACCAAGATGATGAATTGGCAGTAATTGCATTAATGTTTAATAAAGGTGAAGCCAATTCAGAATTAGCAAAAGCATGGCAACAAATGCCGACAGAATCAGGAAATACAGCCGTTTTAGCCAACGCAGTTGATATTAAGGCGTTATTCCCAAAAGAATTAAGTTATTACCGTTTTAGCGGATCATTAACAACACCACCATGTACAGAAGGGGTAAGGTGGATCGTGTTAGAACAACAAAGCCATGCCTCAGAAGAACAAATCGAAAAATTCCATTCGATTATGCACCATAATAATAATCGCCCAATTCAGCCATTACATGGACGGATTATTGTTGATTAAAATAAGATAGGGGTTTTAGGGAAAGCGAGCACTAAAGCTTCTTTAAAACATATCTATGCAAGGTAGTTGCTTATAAAATAAATAAAAGTATGTTTTTATAACAAAAGAATGCTTATTCGTTGAATTTTGACAAAAACCGCAGTTGTGAAGTGACCCCATAAAGTTGGACTCTTTTGTTAAGCGGCTTGTAAGGCCTGATTTCGATATTCTACCGGAGTCAGGCTTTTTAGCAAACACTGAGGTTGTTTGTGTATATAGATATTCCTCTGTTGCTATTCACATCTTTTAATTCGCAATACCCGAATTTTCTTTCTATAACGAGAGGGCCAAATCCGTTTAGCCTCTACACCTAAAGCATTAGCAATAATCATTTCACCTTTTGTCCATGGCCGTGCAAGTGCGTTAGCTAGTGTTGAAGGCGTGTAGCCTGATTGTCTAGATAACGCAGATAGCGTTGTTCCTTTCTTTTTCAATGCTGCAATAATATCGGCAGGATGCCAGTCTTTTTTGCTATTCATAACACCTCCTGAAATCATCAAATACATGAATTATTAATGAGAAACTTTAATTATGATTAAATTAAAACCAAAATTCAAGTTATACATGATTTATTAAAGTATTCCATTACGAAATTTAAATCGCAGAAGAGGATAATTATTAATCAAAACTATATAAGATGAGCAGCAATTATCATGATTGGTAAGCGATTAAAAATAGCTAGAATCAATGCAGATCTGACACAAACTGAACTTGGAGTGAAAGCA
It encodes the following:
- a CDS encoding carbonic anhydrase, producing the protein MKYNAIIAMFMATSLSCAAAEHHPHWGYEGQEKPENWGKLSPEYSTCENGKNQSPINIDHVLKTEHSELKLTFEAGQQNIINNGHTIEIDVSGNNQLELDDEIFTLQQFHFHTPSENTIKGKYFPMAAHFVYKNQDDELAVIALMFNKGEANSELAKAWQQMPTESGNTAVLANAVDIKALFPKELSYYRFSGSLTTPPCTEGVRWIVLEQQSHASEEQIEKFHSIMHHNNNRPIQPLHGRIIVD
- a CDS encoding outer membrane protein, which encodes MKKTLIALTAIACFSSFAHAQTSGFYVGGQLGSSILKASSLKDSYSYDDGYDYWSESYKIGSISDGKLAGSLNIGYNFKPAFDLPFRAELSFTLRGNLDDKKHKSYYDEDDDLYHTTQRTKARMNTLMLNGYYDIETGTSFTPFVGAGIGLAFAKLEHRYDERYEFDDEADYIQFSRSKTKFAWNVAAGVAYKVSDNLDIDFTARYVDAGKLTLKRSYDDFHFKASGKLSSVDLLAGIRYNF
- a CDS encoding helix-turn-helix transcriptional regulator, translated to MNSKKDWHPADIIAALKKKGTTLSALSRQSGYTPSTLANALARPWTKGEMIIANALGVEAKRIWPSRYRKKIRVLRIKRCE